The Vagococcus penaei genome includes the window TGCTGTACCTGCTTTTATTGCTACTGAAGGACAAGATGTTATTCCAGGAACACAAAATGTTCATTTTGCAAATCTTGCAACGATTATCGGTGGGATGATGTTTGGAATGGGTATGATTTTAGCAGGAGGTTGTGCATCGGGAACACTAACAGACATGGGGGAAGGTGAAGGTCGAGCAATGTTCGTTTTTCTTTTCTTCATAATAGGATCGGCGCCAGGTGAATTAGCACGTTTTAATTTTGATACTACGACGTTAGGTAAGATTGGCTTGCGGAGTTATTTACCTGATAGACTTGGTTACTTTGGTGCGATAATGCTTTCACTCGTTATTATTGGCTTTATCTATTGGTTAGTTGTTAGTTATGAAAACAAACGTAAACGAGAAGGAACATATAGTCATCCAAAAGGTGATTGGGAAGAATTTGAGAAGCCTTTAAAAATTGATGACCAAACAGAAAAACGGTTTCTTAGCTATGCGACTTATCATCGCTTTTTTGTTGAACGATTTACATTTACAACTGGAGCAATTTTAGTTGCTATCATCTGTACCTTTATTCTATTAACGACACATAAAGCGTGGGGTGTGACTTCAGCTTTTACTAAATTAGAAGTAGCTATTTTACAACCTCTTGGGATTGAGTTTAATTCTCCAGCATTTACTAAAATTGTGGAAGATGTTAACAAAGGTTTGTTGCTAGACGGCGGTACAATTCGTAACTTTGGGATTATTTTAGGCTCGGCAGTAGCATTCCTATTTGCCAATCGTTTTAAATTTGCAATGGCATTAAACAAAAAAGATTTGCCGTACTTTATCATCGGTGGTTTAATGATGGGATTTGGGGCAAGATTTGCTAAGGGCTGTAATGCTGGTGCTATGTATTCAGCTATTTCAACATTTTCATTATCAGGTTGGGTGTTTACCTTTGCTATGGTAATGGGTGGCTTAATTAGTTTGAAACTATTTGCAGGTAAAATGTCATTGATACCTGCTAGTAGAAAAAATAAAAAAATTTGATATCGGAGGAATAAAAAATGAGTAAACGTGTGTTAATCGTTGGTGGAGTAGCTGGTGGTGCATCAACAGCTGCTAGAGTTCGTAGAATAGATGAGTTTGCTGAAATTGTAATGTTTGAGAGAGGACCGCATGTATCTTTTTCTAATTGTGCATTGCCATTTCATTTGAGTGGGATTGTTGAAGAAGCAGATAATTTAGTACTAATGTCTCCTGAAGTGTTTCATAAGCAATATAATATTGATGCTCGTGTTAATCATGAGGTTATTCAAATCAATCCTAAACAACAAACAATACTCGTGAAAAATACGCTTACTGGTGAAGAATTCAGTGAACATTACGATGAACTCGTTTTGTCGCCGGGAGCAAATCCAATTTTACCAAATAGTATCAAGGGAATTGGATCTGACCATGTCTTTACGGTAAGAAACGTCTCAGATATTGATAAAATAAAAAAATATTTAGACCATCATAATATTCAAGATGTTGTGGTTGTAGGTGCTGGCTTTATTGGCATTGAAGTGGCAGAAAATTTAAAATTAGATGGTAAAAATGTCACGATTATTGAAGCGGCTAGTCAAGTTATGCAACCATTTGATAATGATTTTGCACAAATTTTACATAAAGAAATTATTGATCAAGGCATTGAGCTCATTTTAGAAGATGCTGTCCAAGAAATCTATTCGAATAAAGTAATTTTAGCATCAGGTAGAGAAGTCCAAACAAAAGCAGTTATTATGGCGATTGGTGTTACACCAGAAACTCGCTTAGCTAAGGAAGCTGGTTTAGATATTGGTATTACGGGTGGTATTAAAGTTAACCAACATTATGTAACTTCGGAAGAACACATTTACGCAGTTGGTGATGCTATTGAAGTGACTCATTTTATTACTAGAAAACCAACACGCTTAACATTAGCAGGTCCGGCTCAACGTCAAGCGCGTGCTGCTGCTGACCATATGTACGGGAAAGCACATCGTAACACAGGTGTTATCGGCTCATCAGTTATTCAATGTTTCGACTTGAATGCTGCTTCAACCGGTTTAACGGAACGTGATTGCAAACGTGAGGGAATCGCTTATCAAACAGCGTATGTTATTCCAAAAGATAAAGTTGGTTTAATGCCTAATGCGCGGCCATTGTTCTTTAAATTAATTTTTGCTGATCCATCAGGTGATATTTTGGGTGCACAAGCGATTGGTGAAGGAAATGTTGATAAACGTATTGATGTGATTGCGACAATGATTATGAATCATGCTAATTTAGAAGATTTAAAAGAATTAGAATTATCCTATTCACCAATGTTTGGTACAGCAAAAGACGTTGTTAATATGGCAGCTCTTGTAGGATTAAACGTATTGAATGGTGAATACAAACAAGTACCTGTAACAGAAATTCGCTCATTGGTTGAATCCGGAGCCTGTATTATTGATGCACGTGAACCAGGTGAATTTGCAGAAGGTCATATCAAAGGAGCAGTTAATATTCCGTTTAGTGAATTTAGAGAGCGCTTAGATGAAATACCAACTGATCAACCTGTTTATGTTCATTGCTTGTCAAGTCAACGTAGTTATAATATGGTTAAAGCGTTAAATATGCGTGGCTTCTATAATGCTGTTAACTTGCAAGGATCATTCTTAGGCTTGTGTGTATATGAGTATTTTACTGATCAAATAACTGGTCGTGAACCAATCGTCACAGCGTATCGATTTGATTTATTATAATAAATTAGGGGAACGTTAGAACCTTCTGATGTTCCCTTTTATAAATAGATAGGATATGAAAACTATGAAAACAAAAAATAAATACACGTTTTTAACATATATAACCTGGATGGTCATTCTTTGTGTCTGGTTTTTATTAACGAATCGAGAATCCGTGTCGTCCAGTCTGTTTCCATCACCGTCTCAAGTCTGGCAAGCATTTGTGATGATTATGACTGAAGGATATAATGGAACATCATTTTGGAAACATGCGGGGATTAGCTTGTACCGTTTAAGTCTCTCATGTCTACTAGCATTAGTTACAGCAATTCCTTTAGGTTTGTTAAGTGGTTATTTTAAAGCGTTTCGAGCAATCATTGATTCTATCGTACAATTTTATCGTCCCCTTCCACCACTAGCCTATTATACTCTATTAATTTTATGGTTAGGAATTGATGAATCTTCTAAAGTGACGTTATTATTTTTAGCTGCTTTTTCTCCAATTTATTTAGCGTGTGTTTCAGCTGTAGGGTCAATCAATCCTGATTATATTTATAACGCTGAATCGTTGGGTGCATCAAAAAAAGCAGTATTTTTCACAGTTGTATTGCCAAGTTGTTTGCCCAATATATTTACGGGATTACGGACAGCTGTAGGTGTAGCTTATACGACCCTCGTTTCTGCTGAAATGATTGCAGCAACCTCAGGAATTGGTTGGATGGTGATTGATGCCTCTCGTTATTTAAAAAGTGATGTGATGTTTGTCGGTATTATTATAATGGGGATTACGGGCATTTTACTAGATATGATGTTGCGACTATTAGAAAATCATTTTGTATTTTGGAAAGGAAAAGAAGACTGATGATAATTAATAAACGACTCAAGAAATTAATTTTAGTGTTGATGAGCTTAATTTTTATAACAGGATGTGGGATGAGTAAAACTAAGTCTAAAGCGGCTGAGGAAAAACCTCAAGTCATAAAAATTGGTGTGATTAATGTTCCTAATGATAAACAGGTTGCGATTACTCAGGGTTTTTTTGACAAATCTTTTAAAGAAAAAGGGATTAAGACAGAGTTTCTTTTCTTCGACTCAGGTGTAGCAGCCAATCAAGCCTTAGCCTCAAATAGTATTGATTTTGCAGAAATGGGTTACACAAATGCTGTAGTAGCACTTGCGAATGATTTACCAGCAAAACTTATTTGGATTCATGAAGTTTTGGGCTCAAACGAGGCACTAGTTGTTAGAAATGGTTCAAATGTTGAAAATATCAAACAACTAGCGGGTAAAAAAATTGCTACACCATTTAGTTCAACTTCACATTATAGTTTATTACAAGCTTTAAACGAAGCAGGATTATCTGAAAAAGATGTTACCTTATTAGATATGCAAACAAGTGAAATTGTTGCTGCTTGGTCGCGTGGTGATATCGATGCCGCTTATACTTGGAAACCCACATTGTCAGAATTAGAGAAAACTGGTAAGGTCATAATTGATAGCGATGATTTAGCGCAAAAGGGTTACGTGACAACAAATATTGAATTAGTCAACAGTCATTTTGCTGAGAAGTATCCTGAATTAGTTGTTGACTATTTATCCGTCTTAAATGAGGGAGTTAATTTCTATCTTCATGATTATCCGTTAGCCATCAAGGGTATGGCAACAAAACAAAATTTAAGCTACCAAGAGATAGATGATCAAGTTCAAGGAACTACATGGCTAATAAATTATGCACAATTATCACCTGATTATCTAGGTAACGAAAAAGAAACTGGTAATTTCCAAAAGGTTTTTTATGATACAGCTATATTTTTAAAAGACCAAGGATCAATTAAAGATGTTCCAACGAAAGAAAAAATTGATTCATTTATTGATAAAAGCTATAATTTGAAAATTAATTCAATAGAAAGTAACTAAGGCTATGGTAAATAATAATTATTTAATTCAACTAGAAAATATTTCTCAATCATTTAGTACAACGAATGATACGATTCAAGTGCTAGAAAATATTAGTTTAACAATTAATCAAGGGGATTTTGTTTGCGTTGTTGGTCCTTCAGGTTGTGGTAAAAGTACTCTGTTAAAAATGATTGCTGGTTATCTAAAACCTACTGAAGGACAAGTGTTGATGTCTGGACAAACTATTACTGGTCCGAGTGCTCAAAGAGGAGTCGTTTTTCAAAATCCAACCTTGTATCCATGGCTAACAGTGACCGAAAATATTTGTTATGGCCCAAAAGTTTTAAAAAAAGATAAGCATCTGACCCAAAAAAAATGTGTGGAATTCTTAACTAATATGTCGTTAGAAAAATTTGCTAATGCGTATCCATTTGAATTATCTGGAGGGATGAAGCAACGCGTTGCTATTGCTAGAGCATTAATGAACCAACCAGATGTTTTACTGATGGATGAACCATTCAGTGCGCTAGATGCTATCACTCGTTCAACCATGCAACAACTAATAAAAAAATTGTGGTTGGATACACATCAAACGATATTCTTAATTACGCATGATATCGAAGAAGCTTTGCTACTGGGTACAAAAATTGTGGTTTTATCGAAAAATCCAGGGAAAATAATTTTAGAAAAAATTTTCGATTATCAGATGGAAAAGAAACCATTAACACAATGGAATAAAGAAAAAAAAGAAAAATTTCAGCAAGATAAACAAATGATTTTAAGCGAAATAACTACTTTATAATCAGTTTACTTAATCTCAGAAGTCATATTCTGGGATTTTTTTTGTTAAGTTCTATCAAATCAGCCAATTTTTTGTTACACTTTAGTAGATTGATAAAATTGTAGGTGAAAATATGAAAGAAAATTACAGCTATCCTTTAAATAGTGATTGGTCGACTGATGAAATTATTGTTGTGATGAACT containing:
- a CDS encoding MetQ/NlpA family ABC transporter substrate-binding protein; the protein is MSKTKSKAAEEKPQVIKIGVINVPNDKQVAITQGFFDKSFKEKGIKTEFLFFDSGVAANQALASNSIDFAEMGYTNAVVALANDLPAKLIWIHEVLGSNEALVVRNGSNVENIKQLAGKKIATPFSSTSHYSLLQALNEAGLSEKDVTLLDMQTSEIVAAWSRGDIDAAYTWKPTLSELEKTGKVIIDSDDLAQKGYVTTNIELVNSHFAEKYPELVVDYLSVLNEGVNFYLHDYPLAIKGMATKQNLSYQEIDDQVQGTTWLINYAQLSPDYLGNEKETGNFQKVFYDTAIFLKDQGSIKDVPTKEKIDSFIDKSYNLKINSIESN
- a CDS encoding FAD-dependent oxidoreductase — its product is MSKRVLIVGGVAGGASTAARVRRIDEFAEIVMFERGPHVSFSNCALPFHLSGIVEEADNLVLMSPEVFHKQYNIDARVNHEVIQINPKQQTILVKNTLTGEEFSEHYDELVLSPGANPILPNSIKGIGSDHVFTVRNVSDIDKIKKYLDHHNIQDVVVVGAGFIGIEVAENLKLDGKNVTIIEAASQVMQPFDNDFAQILHKEIIDQGIELILEDAVQEIYSNKVILASGREVQTKAVIMAIGVTPETRLAKEAGLDIGITGGIKVNQHYVTSEEHIYAVGDAIEVTHFITRKPTRLTLAGPAQRQARAAADHMYGKAHRNTGVIGSSVIQCFDLNAASTGLTERDCKREGIAYQTAYVIPKDKVGLMPNARPLFFKLIFADPSGDILGAQAIGEGNVDKRIDVIATMIMNHANLEDLKELELSYSPMFGTAKDVVNMAALVGLNVLNGEYKQVPVTEIRSLVESGACIIDAREPGEFAEGHIKGAVNIPFSEFRERLDEIPTDQPVYVHCLSSQRSYNMVKALNMRGFYNAVNLQGSFLGLCVYEYFTDQITGREPIVTAYRFDLL
- a CDS encoding YeeE/YedE family protein → MEQSKSELESTVSYVQPIVATLIVILLTIFASYLYGQKAVLALQLLSGGLLGAVLTRSRFGFAGGIKRIYVRGEGSLTKALLLMAIITMFLFLGIQWYAAQNGAVPAFIATEGQDVIPGTQNVHFANLATIIGGMMFGMGMILAGGCASGTLTDMGEGEGRAMFVFLFFIIGSAPGELARFNFDTTTLGKIGLRSYLPDRLGYFGAIMLSLVIIGFIYWLVVSYENKRKREGTYSHPKGDWEEFEKPLKIDDQTEKRFLSYATYHRFFVERFTFTTGAILVAIICTFILLTTHKAWGVTSAFTKLEVAILQPLGIEFNSPAFTKIVEDVNKGLLLDGGTIRNFGIILGSAVAFLFANRFKFAMALNKKDLPYFIIGGLMMGFGARFAKGCNAGAMYSAISTFSLSGWVFTFAMVMGGLISLKLFAGKMSLIPASRKNKKI
- a CDS encoding ABC transporter ATP-binding protein, with product MVNNNYLIQLENISQSFSTTNDTIQVLENISLTINQGDFVCVVGPSGCGKSTLLKMIAGYLKPTEGQVLMSGQTITGPSAQRGVVFQNPTLYPWLTVTENICYGPKVLKKDKHLTQKKCVEFLTNMSLEKFANAYPFELSGGMKQRVAIARALMNQPDVLLMDEPFSALDAITRSTMQQLIKKLWLDTHQTIFLITHDIEEALLLGTKIVVLSKNPGKIILEKIFDYQMEKKPLTQWNKEKKEKFQQDKQMILSEITTL
- a CDS encoding ABC transporter permease, producing the protein MKTKNKYTFLTYITWMVILCVWFLLTNRESVSSSLFPSPSQVWQAFVMIMTEGYNGTSFWKHAGISLYRLSLSCLLALVTAIPLGLLSGYFKAFRAIIDSIVQFYRPLPPLAYYTLLILWLGIDESSKVTLLFLAAFSPIYLACVSAVGSINPDYIYNAESLGASKKAVFFTVVLPSCLPNIFTGLRTAVGVAYTTLVSAEMIAATSGIGWMVIDASRYLKSDVMFVGIIIMGITGILLDMMLRLLENHFVFWKGKED